One window of the Zea mays cultivar B73 chromosome 3, Zm-B73-REFERENCE-NAM-5.0, whole genome shotgun sequence genome contains the following:
- the LOC100283303 gene encoding uncharacterized protein LOC100283303 — protein MGDSGGPHHHRPSPPPLLDAGKRRRIPNVRLAGSVPLPSHLPHPRRVPIAPATRSRKPLQLQHNSNQHDHPSAEPPNTLLKPFVDSGDDVVLAAAFPRKVRAPKSTAWEDSEMETETEMEEQEEVVDVPSWLWGMGMGRYAAAFEAHEVDAEVLPWLTMDDLRDMGIGAVGARRKLFCAIQRLNLQPPPSRR, from the coding sequence ATGGGCGACTCCGGCGGACCCCACcaccaccgcccttcgccgccgccTCTGCTGGACGCCGGCAAGCGACGGCGCATCCCCAACGTCCGCCTCGCTGGCTCCGTCCCGCTCCCTTCCCACCTGCCCCACCCGCGCCGCGTCCCCATTGCCCCCGCCACCAGGTCCCGCAAACCCCTCCAACTTCAGCATAACAGCAACCAGCATGACCACCCCTCCGCGGAGCCACCCAATACCCTCCTAAAACCCTTCGTCGACAGCGGCGACGACGTCGTCTTGGCCGCCGCTTTTCCCCGCAAGGTCAGGGCCCCGAAGTCCACAGCATGGGAGGATTCGGAGATGGAGACGGAGACGGAAATGGAGGAGCAGGAGGAAGTGGTGGACGTGCCGAGCTGGCTATGGGGGATGGGTATGGGGCGCTACGCGGCGGCGTTCGAGGCGCACGAGGTGGATGCTGAGGTGCTCCCCTGGCTCACTATGGACGACCTCCGGGACATGGGCATTGGTGCTGTCGGAGCACGCCGCAAGCTCTTCTGCGCCATCCAGAGGCTCAATTTGCAGCCGCCTCCATCACGGAGGTGA